A genomic stretch from Catenulispora sp. GP43 includes:
- a CDS encoding TIGR03084 family metal-binding protein, producing MQDVFTDLAAEAAELERAVAGLDPAGWATPTPAPGWTVAHQIAHLGFVAHLAWTAAADPQTFAKMAAAAKDDFEGAVNAALTDYLTGGPDQTLERWRTEQAAATKALAEVPAGQVVPWLVNPLPPSILAAAGMMELFGHGQDVYDALGIDRTPTDRIGHLAFFGSRTRDFGYLAHGLTPPAEEFRFELTAPSGLVWNFGPDDAAERITGPAYDFCLLVSRRRHHADLAITASGAEAERWLEIAQAYRGPAGEGRKAGQFVRA from the coding sequence ATGCAGGACGTCTTCACCGATCTGGCCGCGGAGGCGGCGGAACTCGAGCGTGCGGTAGCCGGCCTGGATCCGGCCGGTTGGGCGACCCCGACCCCGGCTCCGGGCTGGACCGTGGCGCACCAGATCGCGCACCTGGGCTTCGTCGCCCACCTGGCCTGGACCGCGGCCGCCGACCCGCAGACCTTCGCCAAGATGGCCGCCGCCGCCAAGGACGACTTCGAGGGCGCGGTGAACGCCGCACTGACCGACTACCTGACTGGCGGGCCCGACCAGACCCTGGAGCGTTGGCGCACCGAGCAGGCGGCGGCTACCAAGGCCCTGGCCGAGGTCCCGGCGGGGCAGGTCGTGCCGTGGCTCGTCAACCCGCTGCCGCCGTCCATCCTGGCCGCTGCCGGGATGATGGAGCTCTTCGGCCACGGCCAGGACGTCTACGACGCCCTCGGCATAGACCGCACCCCCACCGACCGCATCGGCCACCTGGCCTTCTTCGGTTCGCGTACCCGCGACTTCGGCTACCTGGCGCACGGACTCACGCCGCCGGCCGAGGAGTTCCGCTTCGAGCTGACGGCACCGAGCGGCCTGGTGTGGAACTTCGGCCCGGACGACGCCGCAGAGCGCATAACAGGGCCCGCATACGACTTCTGCCTGCTGGTCAGCCGCCGACGCCACCACGCGGATCTGGCGATTACCGCGAGCGGTGCGGAGGCGGAACGCTGGCTTGAGATCGCCCAGGCTTATCGGGGGCCGGCTGGGGAGGGGCGTAAGGCGGGGCAGTTCGTGAGGGCTTGA
- a CDS encoding GNAT family N-acetyltransferase gives MTRDLSTPPVIPAGSFADSRQPTLPVAQGLVLRPWQPADVPAFLSAYQDEEIRKWHTRRPSSEARVREWFDRYRRDWEQEKGGHWAIAGEDGEVLGRIALGSADLDEGIAGVGYWVLPAARDAGVATRALSALSAWALDEIGFFRLHLDHSTRNNASCRVATKCGYLLEGTKRSAGLHDDGRHDMHLHARVRDV, from the coding sequence GTGACTCGTGATCTGTCGACGCCGCCCGTCATTCCTGCTGGTTCGTTCGCGGACTCTCGGCAGCCCACGCTGCCCGTCGCGCAGGGCTTGGTGCTGCGGCCGTGGCAGCCGGCTGATGTGCCGGCGTTCCTGTCCGCTTACCAGGACGAGGAGATTCGCAAGTGGCATACGCGCCGCCCGTCGTCCGAGGCGCGGGTCCGCGAATGGTTCGACCGCTATCGCCGGGACTGGGAACAGGAGAAGGGTGGCCACTGGGCGATCGCGGGCGAAGACGGTGAGGTGCTCGGCCGTATCGCCCTGGGCAGCGCGGACCTCGACGAAGGCATCGCCGGGGTCGGCTATTGGGTACTCCCCGCAGCCCGCGACGCCGGCGTCGCCACCCGCGCCCTGTCGGCGCTCAGCGCCTGGGCCTTGGACGAGATCGGTTTCTTCCGCCTTCACCTGGACCACTCGACACGCAACAACGCCTCGTGCCGGGTCGCCACCAAGTGCGGGTACTTGCTGGAAGGCACCAAGCGCAGCGCCGGACTCCACGATGACGGCCGCCATGACATGCATTTGCATGCCCGCGTCCGGGACGTCTGA
- a CDS encoding cytochrome P450 has protein sequence MTATNLAPPPQAKLWPGPPRRQTPGLVRKLMRDRLALMSTAADGYGDAVRIAIGPKTLYFVNHPDYAKHVLADNAGNYHKGIGLLQARRALGDGLLTSEGDLWRKQRKAIQPGFQAKRIAQQAPAVAEEAAALVARLRSHIGRGPVDVMHEMTGLTLGVLGRTLLDADLGAHEGISGAFQAMQDQAMFEVVTLSMVPMWVPLPKQLRFRQARRDLQGVVNALIAERDARPKGTAGDDVLSRLILSTRAETDPRVRDLRMRDELVTLLLAGHETTASTLSWTFNLLHENPWAWERVHAEAGEVLGDRLPTFEDLHRLRYTSMVIEEAMRLYPPVWMLGRIAQADDDFDGYRVRAGSDVVVCPYTMHRHPAFWEQPTRFDPERFNPDVTHDRPRYAYIPFGAGPRFCVGNNLGLMEAAFVLAMVARELRLATQPGYRVVAEPMLSLRVRGGLPMTVAAAG, from the coding sequence ATGACCGCCACGAACCTGGCGCCGCCCCCGCAGGCCAAACTCTGGCCCGGCCCCCCACGCCGCCAGACCCCCGGTCTGGTCAGGAAGCTGATGCGAGACCGCCTGGCCCTGATGAGCACAGCGGCCGACGGCTACGGCGACGCCGTCCGCATCGCCATCGGCCCCAAGACCCTGTACTTCGTGAACCACCCCGACTACGCCAAGCACGTCCTGGCCGACAACGCCGGCAACTACCACAAGGGCATCGGCCTGCTCCAAGCCCGCCGCGCCCTCGGCGACGGCCTCCTGACCAGCGAGGGCGACCTGTGGCGCAAGCAGCGCAAGGCGATCCAGCCCGGCTTCCAGGCCAAGCGCATCGCCCAGCAGGCCCCGGCGGTGGCCGAGGAGGCCGCCGCCCTGGTGGCGCGCCTGCGCTCGCACATCGGCCGCGGCCCGGTGGACGTGATGCACGAGATGACCGGCCTGACCCTCGGCGTCCTGGGCCGCACCCTGCTGGACGCCGACCTCGGCGCGCACGAGGGCATCAGCGGCGCCTTCCAGGCCATGCAGGACCAGGCGATGTTCGAGGTCGTCACGCTGAGCATGGTGCCGATGTGGGTACCGCTGCCCAAGCAGCTGCGGTTCCGGCAAGCCCGCCGCGACCTGCAGGGCGTGGTGAACGCACTGATCGCCGAGCGCGACGCGCGCCCGAAGGGGACCGCGGGCGACGACGTGCTGTCGCGCCTGATCCTGTCCACCCGCGCGGAGACCGATCCGCGGGTGCGCGACCTGCGCATGCGCGACGAGCTGGTGACACTGCTCCTGGCCGGCCACGAGACCACGGCCAGCACCCTGAGTTGGACCTTCAACCTGCTGCACGAGAACCCATGGGCCTGGGAGCGCGTACACGCCGAGGCCGGCGAGGTACTCGGCGACCGGCTCCCGACCTTCGAGGACCTGCACCGCCTGCGGTACACGTCGATGGTGATCGAGGAGGCGATGCGCCTGTACCCGCCGGTGTGGATGCTGGGACGCATCGCGCAGGCGGACGACGACTTCGACGGCTACCGAGTCCGCGCAGGATCGGACGTGGTGGTGTGCCCGTACACGATGCACCGGCATCCGGCGTTCTGGGAGCAGCCGACGCGGTTCGATCCGGAGCGGTTCAACCCGGACGTGACGCACGATCGACCCCGCTACGCCTACATCCCCTTCGGCGCCGGCCCGCGCTTCTGCGTCGGGAACAACCTCGGCCTGATGGAGGCGGCGTTCGTGCTGGCGATGGTGGCTCGCGAGCTCAGGCTGGCGACGCAGCCGGGCTACCGGGTGGTGGCGGAGCCGATGTTGTCGTTGCGGGTGCGTGGCGGGTTGCCGATGACGGTGGCTGCGGCGGGGTAA
- a CDS encoding DUF1702 family protein, translating to MAGTLRALRRRILTPNPKAVLMTERGFHIKNADSAALLEQIGGVFLAGYAHAAEARTIADAEAGLEQIPVRFRGFGYEGAGMGFTIRDGLPIGGSHHFADFLAGRAKKHEYMAWVGLGWGLARLPRFRWRRFTCEDPLMRWLVLDGYGFHQAFFKTEQYVRQQYREAHFPWPGGEHAWYAPRAIDQGIGRAMWFVCGTDPDLVADTFEGFDAERRADLYAGAGLAATYAGGVDEAELRRFWQRAGQYQPQVAQGAAFAGTARYEADLVVPHTELALNVFCGMTARESAELCDKARPSGEEGPIPAYEVWRQQISEAVAARTRS from the coding sequence GTGGCCGGCACCCTGCGCGCGCTCCGGCGCCGCATCCTGACCCCGAATCCCAAGGCCGTGCTGATGACCGAGCGCGGCTTCCACATCAAGAACGCCGACTCCGCGGCCCTGCTGGAGCAGATCGGCGGGGTCTTCCTCGCCGGCTACGCGCACGCCGCCGAAGCCCGGACCATCGCCGACGCCGAAGCCGGCCTGGAGCAGATCCCCGTCCGCTTCCGCGGCTTCGGCTACGAGGGCGCCGGCATGGGCTTCACGATCCGCGACGGCCTGCCGATCGGCGGCTCGCACCACTTCGCCGACTTCCTCGCCGGCCGGGCCAAGAAGCACGAGTACATGGCGTGGGTCGGCCTGGGCTGGGGACTGGCCCGCCTGCCCCGCTTCCGCTGGCGCCGCTTCACGTGCGAGGACCCGCTGATGCGCTGGCTGGTCCTGGACGGCTACGGCTTCCACCAGGCCTTCTTCAAAACCGAGCAGTACGTGCGCCAGCAGTACCGCGAAGCGCACTTCCCCTGGCCGGGAGGCGAGCACGCCTGGTACGCCCCGCGGGCCATCGACCAGGGCATCGGACGCGCGATGTGGTTCGTCTGCGGCACCGACCCTGATCTGGTGGCCGACACCTTCGAGGGCTTCGACGCCGAGCGCCGCGCCGACCTGTACGCCGGCGCCGGCCTGGCCGCCACCTACGCCGGCGGCGTCGACGAAGCCGAGCTGCGCCGGTTCTGGCAGCGCGCGGGGCAGTATCAGCCGCAGGTGGCGCAGGGGGCTGCGTTCGCCGGAACAGCGCGCTACGAGGCCGACCTGGTCGTGCCGCACACCGAGCTGGCCCTGAACGTCTTCTGCGGGATGACAGCACGCGAATCCGCCGAACTGTGCGACAAGGCGCGGCCCTCCGGCGAGGAGGGCCCGATCCCGGCATACGAGGTGTGGCGCCAACAGATCTCCGAAGCCGTCGCCGCCCGCACGAGGAGCTAG
- a CDS encoding DUF1702 family protein — MAPLLGTLRRLALTPSFAKVSFRKRGFPVEANAATVRLEAIPQAVVCGFEWGIEVRRQCELEQRLALVHDEVRGFAYEGAAMAYTIRDAMAAGRGHRARDLLMGSGQPHIFLTYIGIGFAMSHLPRPLWRNVMPDLAGSAFYPTMSWFAVDGYGFDLAYFKTRKWVERQRIPKPYPWDDSPGYFLRAVDFGIGRALWFIHGGDPEATVAAVRRFAPRRQADLFSGVGLAAVFAGGCEAEGLGVLLDGAGEHRAEVALGAVLAVKGRHFSGHVPGHTEAAAKVLTGLAVEQVVDLADRTEVPHRDGTPEQPAYEQWRRRIREHFTAPAAPVADANPHLERS, encoded by the coding sequence ATGGCGCCCTTGCTGGGGACACTACGCCGGCTCGCGCTTACTCCGTCGTTCGCCAAAGTGAGCTTCCGTAAGCGGGGCTTCCCCGTCGAGGCGAACGCCGCGACCGTACGGCTGGAAGCGATCCCCCAGGCGGTGGTGTGCGGGTTCGAGTGGGGCATCGAGGTGCGGCGGCAGTGCGAGCTGGAGCAGCGCCTGGCCCTCGTCCACGACGAGGTGCGCGGCTTCGCCTATGAGGGTGCTGCGATGGCCTACACGATCCGCGACGCGATGGCGGCCGGACGAGGGCACCGGGCCCGGGATCTGCTCATGGGGTCCGGACAGCCGCACATCTTCCTGACGTACATCGGCATCGGTTTCGCGATGTCGCATCTGCCGCGGCCCCTGTGGCGCAACGTAATGCCGGATCTGGCCGGCTCGGCCTTCTACCCGACGATGAGCTGGTTCGCGGTCGACGGGTATGGATTCGACCTGGCCTACTTCAAAACCCGCAAGTGGGTCGAGCGACAGCGGATACCCAAACCGTATCCGTGGGACGACTCGCCCGGCTATTTCCTGCGCGCCGTCGACTTCGGCATCGGCCGGGCGCTGTGGTTCATCCACGGCGGCGACCCGGAAGCGACCGTGGCGGCGGTGCGGCGTTTCGCTCCGCGGCGCCAGGCCGACCTGTTCTCCGGGGTCGGACTGGCCGCGGTGTTCGCAGGGGGCTGCGAAGCGGAGGGCCTCGGTGTGCTCCTGGACGGCGCCGGTGAGCACCGCGCCGAAGTGGCTTTGGGAGCGGTGCTGGCCGTCAAGGGCCGGCACTTCTCCGGCCACGTCCCGGGGCACACCGAGGCCGCCGCGAAGGTGCTGACCGGCCTGGCCGTCGAGCAGGTGGTCGACCTCGCCGACCGCACCGAGGTCCCCCACCGGGACGGCACCCCCGAGCAACCGGCCTACGAGCAGTGGCGCCGGCGCATCCGCGAGCACTTCACCGCCCCGGCGGCCCCCGTCGCCGACGCGAACCCCCACTTGGAGAGGAGTTGA
- a CDS encoding WHG domain-containing protein — MSPRQADPELGANLLEAAARLLAEQGPSALTTRRLAAAVGTSTMAVYTRFSGMDDLVRALVHEGFGRLAAGMGAVGASDDPVADVAELGIAYRENALEHSHLYAVMFGGSTLVGFSLTDEDRSHGRYTLAILVDAVERCMRAGRFADGDAQLTAHRMWIALHGLVTLELGGYLTEPYDADTCFEAQVLGLICAAGTDADAATESMRAARERHGVRKKVNQEPANQLS, encoded by the coding sequence ATGAGCCCCCGCCAGGCCGACCCCGAACTCGGCGCGAACCTGCTGGAGGCCGCGGCCCGCCTGCTGGCCGAGCAGGGGCCCTCGGCCCTGACCACCCGCCGCCTGGCCGCCGCCGTCGGCACCTCCACCATGGCCGTTTACACCCGCTTCAGCGGCATGGACGACCTGGTCCGCGCCCTGGTGCACGAGGGCTTCGGCCGGCTGGCCGCGGGCATGGGCGCGGTCGGCGCCTCCGACGACCCGGTCGCCGACGTCGCCGAACTCGGCATCGCCTACCGCGAGAACGCGCTGGAGCACAGCCACCTGTACGCGGTGATGTTCGGCGGCTCCACGCTCGTCGGCTTCTCGCTCACCGACGAGGACCGCAGCCACGGCCGCTACACGCTCGCGATCCTGGTCGACGCGGTGGAGCGCTGCATGCGGGCCGGGCGCTTCGCAGACGGCGACGCGCAGCTGACGGCACATCGGATGTGGATCGCGCTGCACGGCCTGGTGACCCTTGAGCTCGGCGGGTATCTGACGGAGCCGTACGACGCGGACACCTGCTTCGAGGCGCAGGTACTAGGGCTGATTTGCGCAGCCGGGACCGACGCGGACGCGGCCACGGAGTCGATGCGGGCGGCCCGGGAGCGGCACGGCGTGCGCAAGAAGGTGAACCAGGAGCCTGCGAATCAATTGAGCTGA
- a CDS encoding carotenoid oxygenase family protein has product MTGSRTLVPAGPLGGYRPVADEVSVFDLDVAGLLPPELDGTLLRIGPNPVHAPDPARRHHAFAGDAMVHGVRIRAGRAEWYRNRWIRTDRVCRALGTLPTPGPRHGLSDNANDNILRHAGRTLALGDGGVLPVELCPELTTIARSDFDQTLPDGLCAHPERDPVTGELYAVAYRPGRTHIQYLTVDVAGRVRRREPIELGHTPMMHAFSLTDRHAVLYDLPVVYSPAAVAAGSRVPYAWDDAVPARLGVLPREGTAADVRWIDVDPCYVFHPVNAHEAGGRLVLDVVRHDRVFDADRLSPGESRPTLWRWILDPERGTVTESRRLDDTVVEFPRMDDRFKGMPYRYAFAVSMRPGAGGALAGPALVRHDLVTGGTDVHRFGPGRLTGEPAFLPRGPRAPEGDGWLISFVYDAADDRSDLVVLDTADFTGPPAAEIRLPVRVPHGFHAGWIAAL; this is encoded by the coding sequence ATGACCGGATCACGCACCCTCGTCCCGGCCGGTCCGCTCGGCGGCTACCGGCCGGTCGCCGACGAGGTCAGTGTCTTCGACCTCGACGTCGCCGGCCTGCTGCCGCCCGAGCTCGACGGCACCCTGCTGCGGATCGGCCCGAACCCCGTGCACGCCCCGGACCCGGCCCGGCGCCACCACGCTTTCGCCGGCGACGCGATGGTCCACGGCGTCCGCATCCGCGCCGGCCGCGCCGAGTGGTACCGCAACCGCTGGATCCGCACCGACCGGGTCTGCCGCGCGCTCGGCACGCTGCCGACGCCCGGGCCCCGGCACGGCCTGTCGGACAACGCGAACGACAACATCCTGCGACACGCCGGCCGCACCCTGGCCCTCGGCGACGGCGGCGTGCTCCCGGTCGAGCTGTGCCCGGAGCTGACCACCATCGCGCGCTCGGACTTCGACCAGACGCTTCCGGACGGCCTGTGCGCGCACCCGGAACGCGACCCGGTCACCGGCGAGCTCTACGCCGTCGCCTACCGGCCCGGCCGCACGCACATCCAGTACCTGACCGTCGACGTCGCCGGCCGGGTCCGGCGCCGCGAGCCGATCGAGCTCGGCCACACCCCGATGATGCACGCGTTCTCCCTGACCGACCGGCACGCCGTCCTGTACGACCTGCCCGTCGTCTACAGCCCCGCGGCGGTCGCGGCCGGCAGCCGCGTCCCCTACGCCTGGGACGACGCCGTCCCCGCGCGCCTGGGCGTGCTGCCGCGTGAAGGCACCGCCGCCGACGTCCGCTGGATCGACGTCGACCCCTGCTACGTCTTCCACCCGGTGAACGCCCACGAGGCCGGCGGCCGGCTCGTCCTGGACGTCGTCCGGCACGACCGGGTCTTCGACGCCGACCGCCTGAGCCCCGGCGAGTCCCGGCCCACCCTGTGGCGCTGGATCCTGGACCCCGAGCGCGGCACCGTGACCGAGAGCCGGCGGCTGGACGACACGGTCGTGGAGTTCCCGCGCATGGACGACCGTTTCAAGGGCATGCCGTACCGCTACGCGTTCGCGGTGTCGATGCGCCCCGGCGCCGGCGGCGCCCTGGCCGGACCGGCGCTGGTTCGGCACGACCTGGTCACCGGCGGCACCGACGTCCACCGCTTCGGCCCTGGCCGCCTGACCGGCGAGCCGGCGTTCCTCCCACGCGGTCCCCGGGCCCCCGAGGGCGACGGCTGGCTAATCAGCTTCGTCTACGACGCCGCCGACGACCGCAGCGACCTGGTGGTGCTGGACACCGCCGACTTCACCGGGCCGCCGGCCGCCGAGATCCGGCTGCCGGTGCGCGTGCCGCACGGGTTCCACGCCGGATGGATCGCAGCCCTTTGA
- a CDS encoding helix-turn-helix transcriptional regulator produces the protein MQPAVEHAIEAMWDRYDEPLTLSEMAAAASLSRFHFSRVFRSLTGTSPCRFLAAVRLSKAKDTLLQTSRNVTEIAYEVGYNSLGTFTSRFTKSVGVSPARYRQLSRSGMPVPLPVAVPGARGVVRGLVGLPEQAGPLRIYIGAFDSPIAQGMPVACDVLDAPGRFRLEGVPDGAWFIRAAAVALRDVDPRPWNRKPLFVGAVEPLHIRREKTLDLDLELHPLGLLDLPVLIALPELDSAALPEAVERVIRSEPRACSRPARTERPAPRAAVDLLASPRCA, from the coding sequence ATGCAACCGGCGGTGGAACACGCCATCGAAGCCATGTGGGACCGGTACGACGAACCGCTGACGCTGTCCGAGATGGCCGCGGCGGCGAGTCTGAGCCGGTTCCACTTCTCCAGGGTCTTCCGGTCGCTGACCGGGACCTCGCCGTGCCGGTTCCTGGCCGCGGTGCGGCTGTCCAAGGCCAAGGACACCCTGCTGCAGACCTCCCGGAACGTCACCGAGATCGCCTACGAGGTCGGCTACAACAGCCTGGGCACCTTCACCAGCCGCTTCACGAAGAGCGTCGGCGTGTCGCCGGCCCGCTACCGGCAGCTGTCCCGCTCCGGGATGCCGGTCCCGCTGCCGGTCGCCGTCCCCGGGGCCCGCGGCGTGGTGCGCGGCCTTGTGGGCCTGCCGGAGCAGGCCGGACCGCTGCGGATCTACATCGGGGCCTTCGACAGCCCCATCGCGCAGGGCATGCCAGTGGCCTGCGACGTCCTCGACGCGCCGGGACGCTTCCGGCTCGAAGGCGTCCCGGACGGAGCGTGGTTCATCCGGGCCGCGGCCGTCGCGCTGCGCGACGTCGACCCGCGGCCGTGGAACCGCAAGCCGCTGTTCGTCGGCGCCGTCGAACCCCTGCACATCCGCCGGGAGAAGACCCTCGATCTCGACCTCGAACTGCATCCGCTGGGCCTGCTGGACCTGCCGGTGCTCATCGCTTTGCCGGAGCTGGACAGCGCCGCGCTGCCGGAGGCGGTCGAACGCGTCATCCGCTCGGAACCCAGGGCTTGCTCCCGTCCCGCGCGGACCGAACGGCCGGCCCCGCGGGCAGCCGTCGACCTCCTCGCGTCGCCCCGCTGCGCCTGA
- a CDS encoding MFS transporter, giving the protein MPSTPPTETGPSQRAGWARGFEHPVAFWFGALCCTAGVLLHLPMYYGARDMGYRLKGMAPDAPMLTGMALIGIGLVAALYGVLPRDRAGLRRSVTGVRVQALDDAPIRRQHVALLAVMAVAVTIDVMKPTALGFVVPGFAKEYGLKAPGNPHGHPAAAWLPLTGISGTVLGSLVWGSFADWAGRRASIMYAGLLFVTTSICGAMPGFKWNLLMCLMMGIAAGGMLPITFALMAETIPARHRGGLMVLIGGEIAAAYVITSWLAAKLVPHYSWRILWLVGIPTGVLLLVLNHWIPESPRYLIARGRRAEAEAIMARYGARVVKSPVMAPTDVTAARVGYGTLVRRPLLGPTTAITVLGLGVGLVTYGFQLWVPTNLQRIGYSAVNSAYVVRNAALIGLPLTVLLAWMYDRFGGRRTIAVSSAATAAAMAGFVIGGDSLAHHRMLLSLLLIVPLSAVSSVVAMVAAYASEVYPTRIRARGTGLAAGMTKAGGVLILAVVVGSPNVPGIRATALIGAIPLVIAALCFLISGPETRGRRLEEIARDLGAIEVGDADLEPNPAI; this is encoded by the coding sequence GTGCCCTCGACCCCGCCCACCGAGACCGGACCGAGCCAGCGCGCGGGCTGGGCCCGCGGCTTCGAGCACCCGGTCGCCTTCTGGTTCGGCGCCCTGTGCTGCACCGCCGGAGTGCTGCTCCACCTGCCCATGTACTACGGCGCCCGGGACATGGGTTACCGGCTCAAGGGGATGGCGCCGGACGCGCCGATGCTGACCGGGATGGCGCTGATCGGGATCGGACTGGTCGCCGCGCTTTACGGCGTCCTGCCGCGCGATCGCGCCGGTCTGCGGCGGTCCGTCACCGGCGTGCGCGTGCAGGCGCTGGACGACGCGCCGATCCGGCGGCAGCACGTGGCCCTGCTGGCGGTGATGGCGGTGGCGGTGACGATCGACGTCATGAAGCCGACCGCGCTGGGGTTCGTGGTCCCCGGCTTCGCCAAGGAGTACGGCCTGAAGGCCCCCGGCAACCCGCACGGGCATCCGGCCGCCGCCTGGCTGCCGCTGACCGGGATCAGCGGGACGGTGCTGGGTTCGCTGGTGTGGGGTTCGTTCGCGGACTGGGCCGGGCGTCGGGCCTCGATCATGTACGCCGGCCTGCTGTTCGTGACGACCTCCATCTGCGGCGCGATGCCGGGGTTCAAGTGGAACCTGCTGATGTGCCTGATGATGGGCATCGCGGCCGGCGGGATGCTGCCGATCACGTTCGCGCTGATGGCCGAGACCATCCCGGCCCGGCACCGCGGCGGTCTCATGGTGCTGATCGGCGGCGAGATCGCCGCGGCGTACGTCATCACCAGCTGGCTGGCCGCGAAGCTGGTCCCGCACTACAGCTGGCGCATCCTGTGGCTGGTCGGCATCCCGACCGGGGTGCTGCTGCTGGTGCTCAACCACTGGATCCCGGAGTCGCCGCGGTATCTGATCGCCCGGGGCCGGCGCGCCGAGGCCGAGGCGATCATGGCGCGATACGGCGCCCGAGTGGTGAAGAGTCCTGTTATGGCTCCGACCGACGTCACCGCCGCGCGCGTCGGTTACGGCACGCTGGTGCGCCGGCCGCTCCTCGGGCCGACCACTGCCATCACCGTGCTGGGGCTCGGCGTCGGCCTGGTCACCTACGGCTTCCAGCTGTGGGTCCCGACGAACCTGCAGCGGATCGGGTACTCGGCGGTCAACTCCGCCTACGTGGTGCGCAACGCCGCCTTGATCGGGCTGCCGCTGACCGTGCTGCTGGCGTGGATGTACGACCGGTTCGGCGGCCGACGGACCATCGCCGTCTCCTCGGCCGCGACCGCCGCGGCCATGGCCGGCTTCGTCATCGGCGGCGACTCCCTGGCGCACCACCGGATGCTGCTGTCGTTGCTGCTCATCGTGCCGCTGTCGGCGGTGAGCTCAGTGGTGGCGATGGTGGCGGCGTACGCCTCGGAGGTCTACCCGACCCGGATCCGGGCCCGCGGGACGGGGCTGGCCGCCGGGATGACGAAGGCCGGGGGAGTGCTGATCCTGGCGGTGGTGGTCGGATCTCCGAACGTGCCCGGAATCCGCGCCACCGCGCTGATCGGGGCCATTCCCTTGGTGATCGCCGCCCTGTGCTTCCTGATCTCGGGGCCGGAGACCAGGGGCCGGCGGCTGGAGGAGATCGCACGCGATCTGGGCGCCATTGAGGTGGGAGACGCAGATCTGGAGCCGAATCCGGCAATCTAG
- a CDS encoding SDR family NAD(P)-dependent oxidoreductase produces the protein MTISRATLITGCSSGIGRAAALRLHRAGLPVYATGRDPAALAELADLGIKTLRLDVTDEASADAAVKRVVQDHGAVGVLVNNAGSGVHGAVEDVPLDSVRDSFETNLFGALRLTQLVLPGMREQGAGRIVNISSILGRFSPPGGALYHATKHATEAYSDSLRMEVAQFGVRVSLIEPATVRTQFFATALMQFAGRPQSPYQEFYDKLAAWAIAVHEGRTTAGRLAVPPEKVAAAIERAVHSRRPKARYPVGPLARGALGMRRLLPDAAFDRFVARQFPAPQPKR, from the coding sequence ATGACGATTTCGCGTGCGACGCTGATCACCGGTTGCTCCAGCGGCATCGGCCGGGCCGCCGCCCTGCGGCTGCACCGTGCCGGGCTTCCGGTCTACGCCACGGGGCGCGATCCCGCGGCCCTGGCCGAGCTGGCCGACCTGGGTATCAAGACCCTGCGGCTGGATGTGACCGACGAGGCGTCCGCGGACGCGGCGGTGAAGCGCGTCGTCCAGGACCACGGCGCGGTCGGCGTGCTGGTGAACAACGCGGGCAGCGGGGTGCACGGCGCGGTCGAGGACGTGCCGCTGGACAGCGTGCGCGACTCCTTCGAGACGAACCTGTTCGGCGCGCTGCGGCTGACCCAGCTGGTGCTGCCGGGGATGCGCGAGCAGGGCGCGGGACGGATCGTGAACATCTCCTCGATCCTCGGCCGCTTCTCCCCGCCCGGCGGCGCGCTGTACCACGCGACCAAGCATGCGACGGAGGCGTACAGCGACTCGCTGCGGATGGAGGTGGCGCAGTTCGGGGTGCGGGTGTCGCTGATCGAGCCGGCGACGGTGCGCACGCAGTTCTTCGCCACCGCGCTGATGCAGTTCGCCGGCCGGCCCCAGTCGCCGTACCAGGAGTTCTACGACAAGCTGGCGGCCTGGGCGATCGCCGTGCATGAGGGGCGCACCACGGCCGGACGCCTCGCAGTGCCGCCGGAGAAGGTCGCCGCCGCGATCGAGCGCGCGGTCCACTCCCGCCGCCCCAAAGCGCGCTACCCCGTCGGACCGCTGGCCCGCGGCGCGCTCGGCATGCGCCGCCTGCTCCCGGACGCGGCCTTCGACCGCTTCGTGGCACGCCAGTTCCCGGCCCCGCAGCCGAAACGCTGA
- a CDS encoding TetR/AcrR family transcriptional regulator: protein MPVYRSTYHYGNLRAALTDAALELARRGGPPAVTVRGVARSVGVTPPAAYRHFTEVEELLTATKDRALILLAERVDAAIGAAAAMDAAACLRAVAEAYVGFARSCPGLFAMACHGSPETIRVLITDRLGPFLNALSARRPGMAFALWSAVHALAVLAAEGVSRGVPQDEVLDTVLAWIAGGVGVGGER from the coding sequence ATGCCGGTCTACCGCTCGACGTACCACTACGGAAACCTGCGCGCCGCCCTGACCGACGCCGCCCTGGAGCTGGCCCGCCGCGGCGGCCCGCCGGCGGTGACGGTCCGCGGCGTGGCCCGCAGCGTGGGGGTGACGCCGCCGGCGGCCTACCGCCACTTCACCGAGGTGGAGGAGCTGCTGACGGCGACGAAGGACAGGGCGCTGATCCTGCTCGCGGAGCGCGTCGACGCCGCGATCGGCGCGGCCGCGGCCATGGATGCGGCGGCGTGCCTGCGAGCGGTGGCCGAGGCGTACGTGGGCTTCGCGCGCTCGTGCCCGGGACTGTTCGCGATGGCGTGCCACGGCAGCCCGGAGACGATCAGGGTGCTGATCACCGACCGCCTCGGCCCGTTCCTGAACGCGCTGTCGGCCCGGCGCCCCGGCATGGCCTTCGCCCTGTGGTCGGCGGTGCACGCGCTGGCGGTGCTCGCGGCCGAGGGGGTTTCGCGGGGCGTGCCGCAGGACGAGGTGCTGGATACGGTGCTGGCTTGGATCGCGGGTGGGGTGGGGGTCGGCGGGGAGCGGTAG